One Acetobacterium sp. KB-1 DNA segment encodes these proteins:
- the kdpC gene encoding potassium-transporting ATPase subunit KdpC: protein MEKSSKESIVSKLRPVLVSFLVLTLICGVIYPVIVTSIAQIAFPNQANGSIITVTQENKTSIDVGSALIGQVFTEPQYLIGRPQGTSQLSPVSEEQKALIEERVVWWQALDPQNTGAIPSDLVTASGSGVDPNISPEAAEYQVKRIAQARNMSEKAVREVITRYTTGKLLGLWGEPGVNVLKVNLALDGRI from the coding sequence ATGGAAAAAAGCAGCAAAGAATCCATAGTGTCAAAATTACGGCCAGTATTGGTCAGCTTTTTGGTGCTGACTCTGATTTGTGGGGTGATTTATCCGGTTATTGTAACAAGTATTGCACAAATTGCATTTCCAAATCAGGCAAATGGTAGTATCATTACAGTAACACAAGAAAACAAAACATCAATCGATGTGGGTTCAGCCCTGATCGGTCAGGTCTTTACAGAACCCCAATATCTGATTGGCAGGCCCCAGGGAACATCTCAGTTATCGCCAGTTAGTGAAGAGCAAAAGGCGCTGATCGAGGAGCGGGTGGTCTGGTGGCAGGCCCTTGATCCCCAAAATACCGGAGCGATTCCCAGTGATCTGGTGACCGCATCGGGAAGCGGGGTCGATCCCAATATCTCGCCGGAAGCGGCAGAATATCAGGTAAAACGAATTGCCCAGGCACGGAATATGTCAGAAAAAGCGGTCCGTGAAGTAATCACCCGCTATACAACGGGAAAACTGCTGGGCCTCTGGGGAGAGCCAGGCGTCAACGTATTAAAGGTGAATTTGGCCCTGGATGGACGCATTTAG
- a CDS encoding TrkA family potassium uptake protein — translation MKSIIIGGGKVGYYLLKTLKKRGYQVVLIERKSVICQKIAEDIDTEIICGDGTDPEVLKDAGIQEAEIIAAVTGTDEENLVICEIAKVSFNINKTIARINNPKNTSMFKALGVDKTVCSTEVIANLIEYEFDKDYFKLIHTFERGAMILVEIIVHADDSWANQFLRNMDLPAECVITSILRDEKVIYPRGDTQFLENDKVLVITNKAALIQLKNNLSRGGK, via the coding sequence ATGAAATCAATCATTATCGGCGGCGGAAAAGTAGGCTATTATCTGCTTAAAACCCTAAAAAAAAGAGGCTATCAGGTCGTCTTAATTGAAAGAAAGAGTGTCATTTGCCAAAAAATCGCCGAAGACATTGACACCGAAATCATTTGCGGCGACGGCACCGATCCGGAAGTATTAAAAGACGCCGGCATTCAGGAGGCCGAGATCATTGCCGCTGTCACCGGAACCGATGAAGAAAATCTGGTGATTTGCGAAATTGCCAAGGTCAGCTTTAATATCAACAAAACAATCGCCCGAATCAATAACCCCAAAAATACATCCATGTTCAAAGCCCTGGGCGTGGATAAGACGGTCTGCAGCACTGAGGTGATTGCCAATCTCATCGAATATGAATTTGATAAGGATTATTTCAAACTCATCCACACCTTCGAACGTGGTGCCATGATTCTTGTGGAAATCATCGTTCATGCCGATGACAGCTGGGCCAATCAATTTCTCCGTAACATGGATTTGCCTGCCGAATGCGTGATTACTTCCATCCTCAGGGATGAAAAAGTCATTTACCCCAGAGGCGATACGCAGTTTCTGGAAAATGACAAGGTCCTTGTGATTACCAATAAGGCTGCTTTAATACAATTAAAAAACAATCTATCCCGGGGAGGAAAATAG
- a CDS encoding TrkA family potassium uptake protein, which yields MYIIIVGCGRLGSTLAKELSIGGHDISVIDHDGEKLSVLGSGFNGSRFKGVEYDNDRLLKAGIKQADYILAVTSDDNLNITVSLIAKKIYNVPRIIARVGDPSRKYIYDMLDIETICPTQLGVEILKRKISEKNVEVLAIIGKDTEIIELTVKKHKPCTVKSIEEKYNCILSGLMVENRFTFPPKDALVPYGAKIICTILKKDRAKLITSLAKETVL from the coding sequence ATGTATATCATTATTGTTGGCTGCGGCAGGCTGGGCAGTACCTTGGCCAAAGAATTATCAATTGGCGGGCATGACATTTCCGTCATCGACCATGACGGCGAAAAATTAAGTGTCCTTGGTAGTGGTTTTAACGGTTCCCGGTTCAAAGGTGTTGAATATGACAACGACCGTTTACTGAAGGCCGGAATTAAACAAGCTGATTATATTTTGGCGGTAACTTCTGATGACAATCTCAACATTACCGTGTCTCTGATTGCCAAAAAAATCTATAACGTGCCCCGTATCATCGCCCGAGTCGGGGACCCCAGTCGCAAATATATTTATGACATGCTGGACATTGAGACCATTTGTCCCACCCAGTTAGGGGTGGAGATCCTAAAGCGGAAGATTTCAGAAAAAAATGTCGAAGTCCTTGCTATTATCGGGAAGGACACTGAAATTATTGAACTGACCGTTAAAAAACATAAGCCTTGCACGGTAAAAAGTATTGAAGAAAAATATAACTGTATTCTATCCGGCTTAATGGTAGAAAATCGTTTTACTTTTCCCCCAAAAGATGCCCTGGTTCCCTATGGCGCAAAAATTATCTGCACGATTTTAAAAAAAGACAGAGCTAAACTCATTACATCTCTGGCTAAGGAGACAGTACTATGA
- a CDS encoding DUF6323 family protein → MSFELMLFDNFLIEKQAVSEILLCNKITADYALVLSEEQALELVETRSDSLKNFGRVEFGGGIIEKVILTFADSPYLSQYRYAEFLNDLVEIFYYFKNETLDLMNDDDLIGYMKKYFNGVCQGSLDQLKFRELERMAKNIRLGLDPDYNDLYETEKILESEDDDE, encoded by the coding sequence ATGTCGTTTGAGCTGATGCTGTTTGATAATTTTCTGATCGAAAAACAGGCTGTTTCGGAAATACTGTTATGCAATAAGATTACTGCCGACTATGCGCTGGTGTTATCCGAAGAACAGGCGCTGGAACTGGTCGAAACCCGATCCGATTCTCTTAAAAATTTTGGCCGGGTTGAATTTGGCGGCGGAATCATCGAAAAAGTTATTCTGACCTTTGCCGATTCCCCCTATCTCTCCCAGTACCGCTATGCCGAGTTTTTAAATGACCTCGTTGAGATATTTTATTATTTTAAGAATGAAACCCTGGATTTAATGAACGATGATGATCTTATCGGTTATATGAAAAAGTATTTTAACGGGGTTTGTCAGGGATCGCTGGATCAGCTTAAATTTCGGGAACTGGAACGAATGGCTAAAAATATCCGCCTGGGACTCGACCCCGATTACAACGATCTTTATGAAACTGAAAAAATATTGGAAAGCGAGGATGATGATGAATAA
- a CDS encoding tetratricopeptide repeat protein — protein sequence MDKKMDQKKAFEEYMASAKRDLKTGDYFLAEEKIKKAMNENPHSPAVHNLYGILEELLKEENLAHKHYRAAIALDPAYKPAMRNLERISTFEERTRKGHIDFGDEPEQPEEDLYIIEYDRNHVGHLHKKNRK from the coding sequence ATGGATAAAAAGATGGATCAAAAAAAAGCCTTTGAAGAATATATGGCTTCTGCAAAAAGGGATTTAAAAACTGGAGATTATTTTTTGGCCGAAGAAAAAATAAAAAAAGCGATGAATGAAAATCCCCACTCCCCAGCGGTACATAACCTATACGGAATTCTGGAAGAATTGTTGAAGGAAGAAAATTTAGCGCATAAGCATTATCGGGCCGCCATTGCTCTGGACCCCGCCTATAAACCGGCGATGCGGAATTTAGAAAGAATTTCTACCTTTGAAGAGCGGACCAGAAAAGGACATATTGATTTTGGAGATGAGCCAGAACAGCCCGAGGAAGACCTGTATATCATCGAATACGACCGAAACCATGTGGGTCATTTGCATAAAAAAAATAGGAAGTGA
- a CDS encoding potassium-transporting ATPase subunit F: protein MNVVLVLSGLIALLLLFYLVFVLFKGEEL from the coding sequence ATGAACGTCGTTTTAGTCCTTTCAGGGCTCATCGCACTGCTACTGCTTTTTTATTTGGTTTTTGTTTTATTTAAGGGTGAAGAATTATGA
- a CDS encoding DUF6179 domain-containing protein, producing MKLKKYWKARMMMNNLKKQTKVNADKLSGEFYFQSLLQEAYLKGVLSPKESERVQMECLKLLADCTERFTKGESSSVRVEIAQGIMASNLFTIGIYLKSLPDVDAALVDIENEPIEKLYEYGLLVLKRKVNVARYFYNRVCKSKLKTPNHAYTITIDQGFSPFFETYEINFHAHEIPSNIDYQLIHPVTDLAGVEFVIKYLESLYYENLFCSYFDANIIHEVMSGYDIGYQNLLDNICEQVFLNALGRQLLNAPLLPLDFRPTDLNILENKLKNLSLTQIQAQLKAAAQEVMTALFITNPSLKKYLSASIPKITTSVYKGLATHSLNKTFVPRYNPTIKPLVHYNMGIKMDDATYRELVTEFLSCRFFDDKLAIIKEHIKTLADMEDLLIAGELDPIEAAMVFDLLEDIELAALTKRHPLHPTIDAIDYSPSEIRLQKNLDAYLRTLPQDRLAKILGMTTTIEVV from the coding sequence ATGAAACTGAAAAAATATTGGAAAGCGAGGATGATGATGAATAATCTAAAAAAACAGACCAAAGTTAATGCCGATAAGCTGAGTGGCGAATTTTATTTTCAGTCGCTGCTTCAGGAGGCCTATTTAAAGGGTGTCCTCAGCCCTAAAGAATCTGAGCGCGTTCAAATGGAATGTCTTAAACTTCTGGCCGACTGTACCGAGCGCTTCACCAAGGGAGAAAGCAGCTCGGTCCGGGTTGAAATCGCCCAGGGAATCATGGCTTCTAATCTGTTTACCATCGGCATCTACCTTAAATCATTACCCGATGTGGACGCCGCTCTCGTCGATATTGAAAATGAACCCATTGAAAAGCTCTACGAATATGGCTTACTGGTACTAAAACGAAAAGTAAACGTGGCCCGTTATTTTTATAATCGGGTTTGCAAATCCAAGCTTAAAACCCCGAACCATGCCTACACGATCACCATCGACCAGGGTTTTTCGCCCTTTTTCGAAACCTATGAAATTAATTTTCATGCCCATGAAATCCCCAGCAACATCGACTATCAACTGATCCATCCGGTTACGGATCTGGCCGGGGTTGAGTTTGTCATCAAGTATTTAGAGAGCCTGTATTATGAAAACTTGTTTTGTTCGTACTTTGATGCCAATATCATCCACGAAGTCATGAGTGGTTATGATATTGGCTACCAAAATCTCCTTGATAATATCTGTGAACAGGTTTTTTTAAATGCTTTAGGTCGTCAATTACTAAACGCTCCCCTACTGCCATTGGATTTTAGACCAACTGATCTTAACATTCTGGAGAATAAACTAAAAAATCTGAGCCTGACACAAATACAAGCGCAATTAAAAGCCGCTGCCCAGGAAGTGATGACGGCTCTTTTTATCACCAATCCATCGCTTAAAAAATACCTGAGCGCCAGTATTCCCAAAATCACCACTTCTGTTTACAAGGGACTCGCCACTCACTCACTTAACAAGACCTTTGTGCCCCGCTATAATCCCACCATTAAACCCCTTGTTCACTACAATATGGGCATTAAAATGGATGATGCGACCTATCGGGAACTGGTTACGGAGTTTTTATCCTGCCGCTTCTTTGACGACAAGCTGGCTATTATTAAAGAGCATATTAAAACCCTGGCTGATATGGAAGATCTGCTTATCGCCGGGGAACTTGATCCCATTGAAGCGGCTATGGTCTTTGATCTACTGGAGGACATTGAACTGGCGGCACTAACCAAACGTCATCCCCTCCACCCAACCATTGACGCCATTGATTATTCGCCTTCTGAAATCCGGCTGCAAAAAAATCTGGATGCTTATCTGCGCACGCTGCCCCAGGACCGGCTGGCCAAGATTCTTGGCATGACAACAACCATCGAGGTCGTCTGA
- a CDS encoding flavodoxin family protein has product MKITVINGTMRHGSTWHCKDLLLEKISQLEETQVREFYLPKDMSDFCIGCFSCFLKGEDSCPHADQIRPIVAALEEADLVILTSSVYALDVTGSLKALLDHLCFMWISHRPNPKMFNTVGISFATTAGAGLAHTTKTMQNSLKFWGVKKRFVSKQAVAAMKWNDISEKKQHQIEREMVQLAKKATAAVANIEHSSAPLFRKIMFKVMRTMMKKKDWNPTDRNHWEANGWLSGTKPF; this is encoded by the coding sequence ATGAAGATAACAGTAATCAATGGAACCATGCGCCATGGTAGCACCTGGCATTGTAAGGATTTGCTACTTGAAAAGATTTCGCAATTAGAAGAAACCCAGGTCAGGGAGTTTTATCTGCCCAAAGACATGTCGGATTTTTGTATTGGTTGTTTTTCCTGCTTCTTAAAAGGGGAAGACAGTTGCCCACATGCAGACCAGATCCGGCCCATTGTTGCGGCTTTGGAAGAGGCGGATCTGGTGATCTTAACCTCGTCGGTTTATGCACTGGATGTTACCGGTTCGTTAAAAGCCTTGCTGGATCACCTGTGTTTTATGTGGATCAGCCATCGCCCCAATCCGAAAATGTTTAATACAGTGGGGATCAGTTTTGCCACAACTGCCGGAGCAGGTCTTGCTCATACCACTAAAACGATGCAGAATAGTCTTAAATTCTGGGGGGTAAAAAAACGGTTTGTCAGCAAGCAGGCCGTCGCGGCGATGAAGTGGAACGATATATCCGAGAAAAAGCAGCATCAAATTGAAAGAGAGATGGTGCAATTGGCAAAAAAAGCCACCGCAGCGGTGGCTAATATTGAGCACAGCAGCGCCCCCTTATTTAGAAAAATTATGTTTAAGGTGATGAGGACGATGATGAAAAAGAAGGATTGGAACCCCACCGATCGCAATCATTGGGAAGCCAATGGCTGGTTAAGCGGGACCAAGCCCTTTTAA
- the kdpA gene encoding potassium-transporting ATPase subunit KdpA, giving the protein MSEMLITNSLYLVVLVALSIPLGNYIAKVMTGQQVFLSRLILPAEQMVYRLMGIREEDEMSPRHYAVAVMVFSGLGLGSLFALQMLQGNLPFNPQNFAAPSWHLAFNTAASFVSNTNWQAYSGESSLSYLTQALGLGVWNFLSAATGIAVLFALIRGFSRTKKRTIGNFWTDLIRVNFYVLIPLSLVLALVLVSQGVVQTISPYHEIVALETGMTQTVPLGPAASQIAIKQLGTNGGGFFGTNSAFPLENPTALTNFLELLSILLIPASLCVAFGKAVGDIKQGRTIYLVMLILFICSLAAVTISETVGAPILQGVISTGNLEGKEIIHGIGTSALWGTATTAASNGSVNAMHDSFTPLSGLVLMFLMQLGEVVFGGVGSGLYGMIGFVILTVFIAGLMVGRTPEYLGKKVEPFDMKMVCLIVLVPPVFTLLGTALAVLMPQASDWLTNSGPHGFSEILYAFTSMGNNNGSAFGGFAADTVFTNVVGGLIMLIVRLVPLVAVVFLAGNLSNKKLVAKTEGTLSTSNTLFVGLLIAIVLLIGALSFLPALALGPIADYFTAVI; this is encoded by the coding sequence ATGAGTGAAATGTTAATAACCAACAGCCTGTATCTGGTTGTGCTGGTGGCGCTTTCAATTCCTTTGGGTAACTATATAGCAAAGGTAATGACCGGGCAGCAGGTATTCTTGTCCCGGTTGATTTTACCGGCTGAACAAATGGTGTACCGTTTAATGGGCATCCGGGAAGAAGATGAGATGAGTCCCAGGCACTATGCCGTGGCGGTGATGGTGTTTAGCGGTTTGGGATTGGGTTCTTTGTTTGCGCTGCAAATGCTCCAAGGCAATCTGCCCTTTAATCCGCAAAATTTCGCTGCACCATCCTGGCATCTGGCCTTTAATACCGCGGCAAGTTTTGTGTCAAATACGAACTGGCAGGCTTATTCCGGAGAATCAAGTCTCTCCTATCTGACTCAGGCGTTGGGTTTGGGGGTATGGAATTTTTTATCGGCAGCAACTGGAATTGCGGTATTATTTGCCCTGATCAGAGGGTTTAGCCGCACTAAAAAAAGGACTATTGGAAATTTTTGGACAGACCTGATCAGAGTCAATTTCTATGTCCTGATTCCCTTATCGCTCGTGCTGGCACTGGTGTTGGTCTCGCAGGGGGTCGTACAGACAATCAGTCCTTATCACGAAATTGTAGCACTGGAAACCGGTATGACCCAAACCGTCCCCCTGGGACCGGCAGCCAGTCAAATTGCCATTAAACAGTTGGGCACCAACGGCGGCGGCTTTTTTGGGACGAACTCAGCTTTCCCCCTGGAAAATCCCACCGCTCTTACCAATTTTTTAGAGCTTTTATCGATTCTGCTGATTCCGGCATCACTTTGTGTGGCCTTTGGAAAAGCTGTGGGGGACATTAAACAGGGGCGCACCATCTATCTGGTTATGTTAATCCTGTTTATCTGCTCGTTGGCTGCGGTCACCATCAGTGAAACCGTTGGGGCTCCGATTCTTCAGGGGGTGATAAGCACAGGCAATCTGGAGGGTAAAGAAATCATTCATGGTATTGGGACATCGGCTTTATGGGGAACCGCAACCACGGCAGCGTCTAATGGATCGGTCAATGCCATGCACGACAGTTTTACACCGCTTTCTGGTTTGGTCCTGATGTTTTTAATGCAGCTCGGCGAGGTTGTTTTCGGCGGTGTTGGCAGTGGTCTATATGGTATGATTGGCTTTGTGATTCTCACCGTTTTTATTGCCGGACTGATGGTTGGACGGACACCCGAATACCTGGGTAAAAAGGTCGAACCCTTTGATATGAAAATGGTTTGTCTGATTGTGTTAGTTCCGCCGGTTTTTACCCTACTGGGAACCGCACTGGCAGTTTTAATGCCCCAGGCCAGCGACTGGCTGACAAATTCGGGCCCCCATGGGTTTTCAGAGATACTCTATGCCTTTACCTCGATGGGCAATAATAATGGCAGTGCCTTTGGTGGGTTTGCGGCCGACACCGTGTTTACCAATGTGGTTGGCGGATTGATCATGCTGATTGTACGATTGGTGCCATTGGTGGCAGTGGTCTTTCTGGCCGGAAATTTATCGAACAAGAAGTTGGTGGCTAAAACCGAGGGAACCCTTTCAACCAGCAACACCCTGTTTGTCGGTTTGTTGATTGCCATTGTCCTGTTAATCGGGGCACTGAGTTTTTTGCCGGCATTGGCCTTAGGGCCGATTGCAGATTATTTTACAGCCGTCATATGA
- the kdpB gene encoding potassium-transporting ATPase subunit KdpB, producing MEDNALKKDILMDAIRQSVTKLSPRIQLKNPVMFVVFIGAIMTTVLYFLSFAKINDEGAGYTLAIALILWFTVLFANFAEAIAEGRGRAQADSLRSARKDVTARKLKSPSDLEVYTEISSSSLKKDDVVYVKSGEQIPMDGDVIEGAASVDESAITGESAPVIRESGGDRSAVTGGTTLLSDWLVIQVTAEAGESFLDKMIAMVEGASRKKTPNEIALQILLVALTIIFLVVSATLLPFSYFASEQAGVGAGISITNVIALLVCLAPTTIGALLSSIGIAGMSRLNQANVLAMSGRAIEAAGDVDVLLLDKTGTITLGNRQASVFIPLTGITEKELADAAQLSSLADETAEGRSIVVLAKKRFDLRGRDINALGASFVAFTAKTRMSGIDFQGYEIRKGAAEAVKAYVLANGGSYPEECRLVVNKVANDGGTPLVVAQKNQVLGVIYLKDVVKNGVKERFEDLRKMGIKTIMITGDNPMTAAAIAAEAGVDDFLAEATPEAKLTLIRDYQAKGHLVAMTGDGTNDAPALAQADVAVAMNTGTQAAKEAGNMVDLDSSPTKLIDIVRIGKQLLMTRGALTTFSVANDVAKYFAIIPVLFFSIYPQLVGLNIMGLTSAKSAILSAIIYNALIIIALIPLALKGVKYREVSAGKLLQRNLLIYGLGGLLAPFVAIKLLDMLLTVLGLV from the coding sequence ATGGAAGATAATGCGTTAAAGAAAGATATTCTAATGGATGCAATTAGGCAATCGGTTACTAAATTGTCACCGCGGATACAATTAAAAAATCCGGTGATGTTTGTGGTTTTCATCGGGGCGATTATGACTACCGTTCTTTACTTTCTGAGCTTTGCCAAGATTAACGACGAAGGGGCTGGCTATACCCTGGCCATTGCCTTGATTCTCTGGTTTACGGTTTTATTTGCAAATTTTGCCGAAGCCATTGCCGAAGGTCGCGGCCGGGCTCAGGCGGATAGTTTGCGCAGTGCCCGAAAAGATGTTACCGCGCGAAAACTGAAATCGCCATCTGATTTGGAAGTGTATACGGAAATTTCATCAAGTAGTTTGAAAAAGGACGATGTCGTTTATGTGAAATCCGGTGAGCAGATTCCCATGGATGGGGATGTGATTGAAGGCGCGGCCTCAGTGGATGAAAGTGCCATTACCGGCGAATCGGCGCCGGTGATCCGGGAGTCGGGCGGGGATCGCAGCGCGGTTACCGGGGGTACCACCTTACTATCGGACTGGCTGGTGATTCAAGTGACAGCAGAAGCCGGCGAGAGCTTTTTGGATAAAATGATTGCCATGGTTGAGGGCGCATCGCGAAAAAAAACCCCCAATGAAATTGCCTTGCAGATCCTGCTGGTGGCCTTGACCATTATCTTTCTGGTGGTAAGTGCGACCTTGTTGCCCTTTTCCTATTTTGCCAGCGAACAGGCTGGCGTCGGGGCCGGAATTTCGATTACCAATGTCATTGCGCTGCTGGTTTGCCTGGCACCAACAACCATTGGGGCTCTGCTGTCATCCATCGGGATTGCCGGGATGAGTCGGTTGAATCAGGCTAATGTGCTGGCCATGAGTGGCCGGGCCATTGAGGCGGCCGGGGATGTGGATGTGTTATTGCTGGATAAAACCGGAACCATTACCCTGGGTAATCGTCAGGCCAGTGTCTTTATTCCACTAACCGGCATCACCGAAAAAGAACTGGCCGACGCCGCCCAATTGTCTTCGCTGGCTGATGAGACAGCGGAAGGGCGAAGCATTGTAGTGCTGGCCAAGAAGCGGTTTGATCTGCGGGGGCGGGACATCAACGCCCTGGGCGCCAGCTTTGTGGCATTTACGGCCAAAACCAGAATGAGCGGCATCGATTTTCAGGGATATGAGATTCGCAAAGGGGCGGCTGAAGCCGTAAAAGCCTATGTTTTGGCTAACGGCGGTAGTTATCCGGAGGAATGCAGGTTGGTTGTCAACAAAGTGGCAAACGATGGGGGAACCCCGCTGGTGGTGGCCCAAAAAAATCAGGTATTGGGTGTGATCTACCTTAAGGATGTTGTCAAGAATGGGGTTAAAGAACGCTTTGAAGATTTGCGTAAAATGGGGATCAAAACCATCATGATTACCGGTGACAATCCCATGACGGCGGCGGCGATTGCGGCCGAGGCGGGGGTGGACGATTTTCTGGCCGAAGCAACTCCGGAAGCTAAGTTGACACTGATCCGGGATTATCAGGCGAAGGGCCATCTGGTCGCGATGACCGGGGACGGAACCAATGATGCCCCGGCACTGGCTCAGGCCGATGTGGCGGTGGCCATGAATACCGGAACTCAGGCCGCTAAAGAAGCCGGAAATATGGTGGACCTGGATTCCAGCCCCACCAAACTGATTGATATAGTACGAATCGGAAAACAGCTTTTGATGACCAGAGGCGCACTGACAACCTTCAGTGTCGCCAATGACGTGGCCAAATATTTTGCCATCATTCCGGTTTTGTTTTTCAGCATCTATCCGCAATTGGTGGGACTCAATATAATGGGACTGACCAGTGCCAAAAGTGCCATCCTGTCGGCGATAATCTATAATGCCCTGATTATTATTGCTTTGATTCCGCTGGCTTTAAAGGGGGTCAAGTATCGGGAAGTGTCGGCGGGAAAACTGTTGCAAAGAAATCTGCTGATTTATGGTTTAGGCGGTTTACTGGCTCCGTTTGTGGCCATAAAATTACTGGACATGCTGTTAACTGTCCTGGGTTTGGTGTGA